One Natator depressus isolate rNatDep1 chromosome 3, rNatDep2.hap1, whole genome shotgun sequence DNA segment encodes these proteins:
- the MORN2 gene encoding MORN repeat-containing protein 2 — translation MAGPEVYRISFVFPNNDKYDGECIRTPDGALERHGGGVHTTPNGITYTGNWKNDKMNGIGRLEHPSGAVYEGEFKDNMFHGLGTYSFPNGAKYIGNFNENKLEGEGEFIDTQGLEWSGTFHYTAAPGLKLKLEM, via the exons ATGGCCG gtcCTGAAGTTTATAGAATATCTTTTGTATTTCCAAATAATGACAAATATG ATGGTGAGTGTATAAGAACACCTGATGGTGCTCTTGAGAGGCATGGAGGTGGAGTTCATACCACCCCTAATGGAATTACTTACACAGGAAACTGGAAAAACGATAAG ATGAATGGCATTGGAAGGCTTGAACATCCTTCAGGGGCAGTTTATGAAGGCGAGTTCAAGGACAACATGTTTCATGGACTAGGAACCTATTCATTTCCAAATGGAGCAAAGTACATTggaaatttcaatgaaaacaa GCTGGAAGGTGAAGGAGAATTTATAGATACACAAGGCCTGGAATGGAGTGGCACATTTCATTACACAGCAGCACCAGGACTGAAGCTTAAGCTGGAAATGTAA